A DNA window from Chitinibacter fontanus contains the following coding sequences:
- a CDS encoding alpha-D-glucose phosphate-specific phosphoglucomutase, whose product MSITTVATQAFAGQRPGTSGLRKKVTVFQQAGYLENFVQAIFDVVPELKGGTLVLGGDGRYHNRAAVQTILKMAAANGVAKVLVGQGALLSTPAVSCVIRKHGAVGGIVLSASHNPGGPDGDFGIKYNVTNGGPAPEKITEAIYQRTTTISEYHTYSSADIDIEALGEYTLGGMQVVVIDPVSDYAELMESLFDFAAIRAWFASGKRMRFDAMCAASGPYATRIIEGLLGAPKGTVVNGVPLEDFGGLHPDPNPVYADDLVAHLTAADAPDFGAASDGDADRNMILGRNFIVTPSDSLAVMAANATLVKGYAGGIAGVARSMPTSCAVDAVAKKLGLPCFETPTGWKFFGNLLDAGKVTLCGEESYGTGSGHVREKDGVWAVLFWLNLLAVTGKSVEEIVTAHWKTYGRHFYSRHDYEALDIEAANGLMTHLRSQLASLAGQAFGSYTVALADDFAYDDSVDGSRSEKQGIRIIFTDGSRVVYRLSGTGTEGATLRVYLEKFEADTSRHGVATQTALADLIQIAGEVAQIATRSGRTQPTVVT is encoded by the coding sequence ATGAGTATCACCACAGTTGCAACCCAGGCTTTTGCAGGTCAGCGCCCCGGCACATCGGGCTTGCGCAAGAAAGTCACCGTTTTTCAACAAGCTGGCTATTTAGAAAACTTTGTTCAGGCGATTTTTGATGTCGTGCCTGAGCTCAAAGGTGGCACGCTGGTGCTGGGGGGCGATGGCCGTTACCACAATCGCGCCGCAGTACAAACCATTTTGAAAATGGCCGCAGCCAACGGCGTAGCCAAAGTATTGGTTGGTCAAGGCGCATTGCTATCAACGCCAGCGGTGAGCTGCGTGATTCGCAAGCATGGCGCAGTGGGCGGTATTGTATTGTCGGCTTCACACAATCCGGGCGGTCCTGATGGTGACTTTGGTATTAAATATAACGTCACCAACGGCGGCCCTGCGCCAGAGAAAATCACCGAAGCGATTTACCAGCGTACGACGACGATTAGCGAATATCACACGTATAGCTCCGCAGATATTGATATTGAAGCGCTGGGTGAATATACGCTGGGTGGTATGCAGGTGGTGGTGATTGATCCAGTGAGCGATTACGCCGAATTGATGGAAAGCCTGTTTGATTTTGCTGCAATTCGCGCCTGGTTTGCGAGTGGCAAACGCATGCGTTTTGATGCAATGTGCGCCGCTTCTGGCCCGTACGCAACGCGCATTATCGAAGGTCTGCTCGGCGCGCCCAAAGGCACGGTGGTCAATGGTGTGCCGCTCGAAGATTTTGGTGGCCTGCATCCCGATCCAAACCCAGTGTATGCCGACGATCTGGTTGCGCACTTAACAGCTGCCGACGCACCCGATTTTGGCGCTGCCAGCGATGGCGATGCCGATCGCAATATGATTTTGGGCCGCAACTTCATCGTGACGCCGTCCGATAGCTTGGCGGTGATGGCGGCCAATGCCACTTTGGTCAAAGGATACGCGGGCGGTATCGCAGGTGTGGCGCGCTCAATGCCAACCTCGTGCGCCGTGGATGCGGTGGCAAAAAAACTCGGTCTGCCGTGCTTTGAGACGCCAACAGGCTGGAAGTTTTTTGGCAACTTGCTCGATGCGGGCAAAGTGACGCTCTGCGGTGAAGAAAGCTACGGCACCGGTTCTGGCCATGTACGTGAAAAAGACGGCGTTTGGGCGGTGCTGTTCTGGCTGAATTTATTGGCGGTCACTGGCAAGTCGGTCGAAGAAATCGTGACAGCCCATTGGAAAACTTACGGTCGTCATTTCTATTCTCGCCACGATTACGAAGCGCTCGATATTGAAGCGGCCAATGGTCTGATGACGCATTTGCGTAGCCAATTGGCGAGTTTAGCTGGCCAAGCTTTTGGCAGCTACACCGTGGCATTGGCCGATGATTTTGCCTATGACGATTCGGTGGATGGCTCACGCAGTGAGAAGCAAGGTATTCGCATTATCTTTACCGACGGTAGCCGCGTGGTGTACCGCCTTTCTGGCACAGGTACTGAGGGCGCGACTTTGCGCGTGTATTTGGAAAAATTTGAAGCTGATACCAGCCGCCATGGTGTGGCAACGCAAACGGCTTTAGCCGACTTGATCCAAATCGCAGGCGAAGTGGCGCAAATTGCGACGCGTAGCGGGCGTACCCAGCCGACTGTTGTGACCTAA
- the glgC gene encoding glucose-1-phosphate adenylyltransferase yields MEVQLIDKATLARQLPNRAVALVLAGGRGSRLKALTDHRAKPGVYFGGKFRIIDFALSNCINSGIRRIGVITQYKSHSLMRHLQRGWSFLRNEMNEFVDVLPAQQRVDEEHWYRGTADAIYQNLDILRTYRSDYVVVLAGDHIYKMDYSRMLVDHVLLGAEVTVACIEVPRKEASAFGVMAISEDRKISAFVEKPADPPAMPGKDDVSLASMGIYIFNTAYLERLLEEDIKLEGSSHDFGKDLIPKAVSEGKAFAHPFGLSCVLEDQNAQPYWRDVGTVDAYWEANLDLASVTPELDVYDEAWPIWTLQEQLPPAKFVQDRNGSHGMTLNSLVSGGCIVSGSLVINSVLFSQVRVHSFCTIDSAVILPQVTIGRGSRLRRCVIDRGCEIPENLIVGENAEDDARRFYRSEGGVTLITKDMLAKLK; encoded by the coding sequence ATGGAAGTTCAATTAATCGATAAAGCCACCTTGGCCCGCCAATTACCTAACCGTGCAGTGGCTTTAGTACTGGCAGGTGGACGTGGCTCGCGTTTGAAAGCATTGACCGATCATCGAGCCAAGCCCGGCGTGTATTTTGGCGGTAAATTTCGGATTATCGATTTTGCGCTCTCTAATTGTATTAACTCGGGTATTCGCCGCATTGGCGTGATTACGCAGTACAAATCACATTCGCTGATGCGCCACTTGCAACGTGGCTGGTCGTTTTTGCGCAATGAAATGAACGAGTTTGTCGATGTGCTACCGGCACAGCAGCGTGTTGATGAAGAGCACTGGTATCGCGGAACGGCTGATGCGATTTACCAAAACTTGGATATTTTGCGTACTTACCGCTCTGATTACGTCGTGGTGCTGGCGGGTGATCATATCTACAAGATGGATTACTCGCGGATGCTGGTCGATCACGTATTGCTCGGCGCCGAAGTCACCGTGGCATGCATCGAAGTGCCACGCAAAGAGGCCAGTGCATTTGGTGTGATGGCAATTAGCGAAGATCGTAAGATTTCGGCTTTCGTTGAAAAACCTGCCGATCCCCCTGCAATGCCGGGTAAAGACGATGTGTCTTTGGCTTCGATGGGCATTTATATTTTCAACACGGCGTATCTTGAGCGCCTGCTGGAAGAAGACATCAAGCTTGAAGGTTCATCACACGATTTTGGTAAAGATTTGATTCCTAAAGCCGTGTCGGAAGGCAAAGCCTTTGCCCACCCATTTGGTTTGTCGTGCGTGCTCGAAGATCAAAACGCGCAACCTTATTGGCGTGATGTCGGTACGGTTGATGCGTACTGGGAAGCCAATCTTGATTTAGCCTCAGTCACGCCTGAGCTGGATGTTTATGATGAAGCTTGGCCGATCTGGACGCTGCAAGAGCAATTACCACCGGCTAAGTTTGTGCAAGACCGCAATGGCAGCCATGGCATGACGCTCAATTCTCTAGTGTCGGGTGGTTGTATTGTATCGGGCTCGCTGGTGATCAACTCGGTGCTATTTTCACAAGTGCGCGTGCATTCATTCTGCACGATTGATTCAGCCGTGATCTTGCCGCAGGTGACGATTGGCCGCGGCTCGCGCCTGCGTCGTTGTGTGATTGATCGTGGCTGCGAGATTCCGGAAAACCTGATTGTCGGTGAAAACGCCGAAGACGACGCCCGTCGCTTTTACCGCTCGGAAGGCGGCGTGACCTTGATTACTAAGGATATGTTAGCCAAGTTGAAATAA
- the glgA gene encoding glycogen synthase GlgA translates to MQILHVCAEMFPLLKTGGLADVSGALPQALGQQGADVRVLLPGFPAIFAGLQISGEVATFNSFAGQIKVLFGQTAQGVGVYVIDAPHLYARGGNPYQDGNNHPYADNHVRFAVLGWVAARLAEGADPFWRPSVVHAHDWHAGLAPAYIAAAGHPARTVFTIHNLAYQGVFSPSDFAALDLPAHFFSVNGVEFHGHLSFMKAGIYFADRVTTVSPSYAHEITVHEQGCGLDGLLRDRGEALSGVLNGVDEAIWDPATDALIAANYTADKPAGKAKCKAALQQSLGLQESADAPLFVVVSRLTEQKGLHLVLERLAEITSRGGQFVLLGSGDAQMEAAFRVAAAENPAQIAVKIGYDEVFSHQIMAAADVIMVPSRFEPCGLTQLYGLKYGALPLVRRVGGLADTVIDCSLENLQEGIATGAIFDGFSGEELTRGIRRMFALWARPKEWKAVRKTAMNCDFGWQAAAQQYMQLYRALGA, encoded by the coding sequence ATGCAGATTTTACATGTATGCGCCGAGATGTTTCCGCTGCTCAAAACCGGCGGGTTGGCGGATGTCAGCGGGGCTTTGCCACAGGCTTTGGGGCAACAAGGCGCAGATGTTCGAGTGCTATTGCCTGGTTTTCCGGCGATTTTTGCTGGTTTGCAAATCAGTGGTGAGGTGGCCACGTTCAATAGCTTTGCTGGACAGATCAAAGTGTTGTTTGGGCAAACGGCGCAAGGGGTGGGCGTGTATGTGATTGATGCGCCGCATCTGTATGCGCGAGGCGGTAATCCGTATCAGGATGGCAATAACCATCCTTATGCTGATAACCATGTGCGTTTTGCGGTGTTAGGCTGGGTGGCGGCGCGCTTGGCCGAAGGGGCTGATCCATTCTGGCGCCCCAGCGTCGTGCATGCGCACGATTGGCACGCAGGCTTAGCGCCAGCCTATATTGCCGCGGCAGGGCATCCTGCCCGCACGGTGTTTACGATTCACAATCTGGCGTATCAGGGCGTGTTTTCGCCTTCTGACTTTGCTGCGCTCGATTTGCCAGCCCATTTCTTTAGCGTGAATGGCGTTGAATTTCATGGGCACTTGTCGTTTATGAAGGCCGGCATTTATTTTGCTGATCGCGTGACGACGGTATCGCCTAGCTATGCGCATGAAATCACCGTCCATGAGCAAGGTTGCGGTTTGGATGGCTTGTTGCGTGATCGCGGTGAGGCACTGTCGGGCGTACTGAATGGAGTGGATGAGGCGATTTGGGATCCAGCTACCGATGCGCTGATCGCAGCTAATTACACCGCAGATAAACCCGCTGGCAAAGCCAAGTGCAAAGCCGCGCTGCAGCAGAGCTTGGGCTTGCAAGAGAGCGCAGATGCGCCGCTGTTTGTGGTGGTGAGCCGGCTGACCGAGCAAAAAGGCCTGCATTTGGTGCTAGAGCGCTTGGCAGAAATTACCTCGCGTGGCGGGCAATTTGTATTGCTGGGCAGTGGCGATGCGCAAATGGAAGCCGCTTTCCGGGTGGCGGCGGCTGAAAATCCAGCGCAAATCGCCGTCAAAATTGGCTATGACGAAGTGTTTTCGCATCAGATTATGGCCGCAGCCGATGTGATTATGGTGCCGAGCCGATTTGAGCCTTGTGGTCTCACCCAGCTTTATGGCTTGAAATATGGGGCTCTGCCGTTGGTGCGGCGAGTTGGCGGGCTGGCCGATACGGTTATCGATTGTAGTTTGGAAAATTTGCAAGAGGGTATTGCGACTGGAGCTATATTTGATGGATTCTCCGGTGAAGAACTCACCCGGGGTATCCGTCGGATGTTTGCGCTATGGGCGCGACCGAAAGAATGGAAAGCGGTACGTAAAACCGCGATGAATTGCGACTTTGGCTGGCAAGCTGCAGCGCAGCAGTATATGCAGTTATATCGCGCATTGGGCGCTTAG
- the glgP gene encoding glycogen/starch/alpha-glucan family phosphorylase, whose protein sequence is MSMPFQYDVTDHHDVQAIKKAIANKLMYTIGKDPIAAQPKDWLDATFLTVRDQMVERWMQTTRAQYSQDVKRVYYLSMEFLIGRALSNALLALDMESTVRAALDEMGIDYDDLVHMEPDAALGNGGLGRLAACFLDSMATLGIPGMGYGIRYQFGMFKQRIIEGRQVEVPDTWLGSVNILDFPRDEVCYRVRFGGRLELDGKKTRWIDTQNDVLAVAHDVIIPGFDTTATNTLRLWTARSTREINLSKFNEGDYFSAVAEKNISENVSRVLYPDDSTYSGKELRLRQEYFFVAASVQDIIHRYRMTHDNLDHLADKVAIHLNDTHPVLAIPELMRVLLDEAGYEWDEAWAITSKVFSYTNHTLMSEALETWPVDMLGHLLPRHLKIIFDINDMFLKEVAAKFPGNTDLLRSVSLIEEHGDRKVRMAYLAVVASHTINGVSALHSDLMVESIFADLAKIFPERFTNVTNGVTPRRWLALANPQLSNLIDREIGQTWRVRLNELAELKSHIDFPKFVQDFREAKHANKERLAKYVARNLGGVINPDSLFDVQVKRIHEYKRQLLNVLHVITRYNRILRDPDAKIQPRVVVFAGKAASAYKMAKLVIQLINDVGIKINNDSRVGDKLKVVFIPNYSVSLAEIIIPAADLSEQISTAGTEASGTGNMKFGLNGALTIGTLDGANVEMLDAVGADNIFIFGNTTEEVNALRRNGYNPRAIYEGNSELREVLNQLANGFFSPQDPERYRVIFDVLVNWGDHYQLLADYESYIATQDKVDALYAKPDEWAKKAILNVAGMGHFSSDRTIAEYAEKIWHTTPVKL, encoded by the coding sequence ATGAGTATGCCGTTTCAATACGATGTAACCGATCACCACGATGTACAGGCGATTAAAAAAGCCATCGCCAATAAACTGATGTATACGATTGGTAAAGATCCGATCGCCGCGCAGCCAAAAGACTGGCTGGATGCGACATTTCTAACCGTGCGTGATCAGATGGTCGAGCGCTGGATGCAAACCACCCGCGCGCAATACTCGCAAGATGTGAAGCGCGTGTACTACCTCTCGATGGAGTTTCTGATTGGCCGCGCTTTATCCAATGCCTTGCTGGCGCTGGATATGGAAAGCACAGTACGCGCTGCACTGGATGAAATGGGTATTGATTACGATGATCTGGTGCATATGGAGCCTGATGCCGCACTGGGTAATGGTGGCTTGGGTCGCTTGGCCGCATGTTTCCTCGACTCGATGGCAACGTTGGGTATTCCGGGGATGGGGTATGGGATTCGCTATCAATTTGGCATGTTCAAGCAACGCATTATCGAAGGTCGTCAGGTTGAAGTGCCGGATACTTGGTTGGGCTCGGTCAATATTCTCGATTTTCCGCGTGATGAAGTATGCTACCGCGTGCGCTTTGGTGGCCGTTTAGAGCTCGATGGCAAGAAGACCCGCTGGATCGATACGCAAAATGATGTCTTGGCCGTGGCGCATGATGTGATTATCCCTGGCTTTGATACCACGGCGACTAATACGTTACGCTTGTGGACGGCACGCTCGACGCGGGAAATTAATCTTTCCAAATTTAACGAAGGCGATTATTTCTCGGCGGTGGCCGAGAAAAATATCTCGGAAAACGTTTCACGCGTTTTGTATCCGGACGACTCGACCTACAGCGGGAAAGAGCTGCGCTTGCGCCAAGAATATTTCTTTGTTGCCGCCAGCGTGCAAGACATCATCCACCGCTATCGCATGACCCACGATAATCTGGATCATCTGGCCGATAAAGTGGCGATTCATTTGAACGACACGCATCCGGTACTGGCGATCCCTGAACTAATGCGCGTGTTGCTCGACGAAGCGGGCTACGAATGGGATGAGGCTTGGGCGATTACCAGCAAGGTGTTTAGCTACACCAACCACACGCTGATGTCTGAGGCGCTGGAAACCTGGCCGGTCGATATGCTGGGGCATTTGCTACCACGCCATTTGAAGATCATTTTCGATATCAATGATATGTTCCTCAAAGAAGTGGCGGCCAAATTTCCGGGTAATACTGATTTATTACGCTCGGTATCACTAATTGAAGAGCACGGTGATCGTAAAGTACGGATGGCGTACTTGGCGGTGGTGGCGAGCCATACAATTAATGGCGTGTCGGCGTTGCATTCTGATTTGATGGTCGAGTCGATTTTTGCCGATTTAGCCAAAATCTTCCCTGAGCGTTTTACTAATGTCACCAACGGCGTGACTCCACGCCGATGGTTGGCGCTGGCTAACCCACAATTGTCGAATCTGATTGATCGTGAAATCGGCCAGACTTGGCGTGTGCGTTTGAATGAATTGGCCGAGCTAAAATCACACATTGATTTTCCCAAATTCGTGCAAGATTTCCGCGAAGCCAAACACGCAAATAAAGAGCGTTTAGCCAAGTATGTTGCACGTAATTTAGGTGGCGTCATCAACCCAGACTCGCTGTTTGACGTGCAGGTGAAACGCATTCACGAATACAAACGCCAGCTGCTGAATGTGTTGCATGTGATTACGCGCTACAACCGCATTTTGCGTGACCCCGATGCCAAAATTCAGCCGCGTGTGGTGGTGTTTGCCGGTAAAGCGGCTTCGGCCTACAAAATGGCCAAGCTGGTGATTCAGCTGATTAATGATGTGGGCATCAAAATCAATAATGATTCACGCGTGGGTGACAAGCTCAAAGTGGTGTTTATCCCCAACTACAGCGTGAGCTTGGCCGAGATCATTATTCCGGCGGCGGATTTATCCGAGCAAATTTCTACCGCAGGGACTGAGGCTTCAGGTACCGGCAATATGAAATTTGGCCTCAATGGCGCGTTGACGATTGGTACGCTTGATGGTGCGAATGTCGAAATGCTGGACGCAGTGGGCGCGGATAATATTTTCATCTTTGGCAACACCACTGAGGAAGTGAATGCGCTACGCCGCAATGGCTACAATCCGCGTGCAATTTACGAGGGCAATAGCGAATTGCGTGAAGTGCTTAATCAATTGGCCAATGGTTTCTTTAGCCCGCAAGATCCAGAGCGCTACCGCGTGATTTTTGATGTGCTGGTCAATTGGGGCGACCATTATCAGCTCTTGGCCGACTATGAATCGTACATTGCTACCCAAGACAAGGTCGATGCTTTGTACGCCAAGCCGGATGAATGGGCGAAAAAGGCAATTTTGAATGTGGCAGGGATGGGGCATTTTTCGTCTGACCGCACGATTGCCGAGTACGCCGAAAAAATTTGGCACACGACCCCGGTCAAACTTTAA
- a CDS encoding NUDIX domain-containing protein yields the protein MNKTQPQQDSHLFEEPISSARVFDGNLLHVNRDTIRLPDGSEATREYILHPGAVMIIPQLPDGRLLMERQYRYPLHRVFIEFPAGKLEIGEDPLECAKRELLEETGYSAASWEYLGVLHPIISYTDEEIKLFLARDLTAGVAQLDAGEFVECISMSMDELVEGVIDGSITDAKTVSGIFWAQQKGLK from the coding sequence ATGAACAAAACTCAGCCCCAGCAGGATAGTCATTTATTTGAAGAGCCCATCAGCAGTGCCCGCGTTTTTGATGGCAATTTACTGCATGTGAATCGTGACACCATCCGTTTGCCCGATGGCTCTGAGGCGACGCGCGAGTATATTTTGCACCCTGGTGCGGTAATGATTATTCCGCAATTGCCCGATGGCCGTCTGCTCATGGAGCGTCAATATCGCTATCCATTACATCGGGTGTTTATCGAGTTTCCGGCTGGTAAATTGGAAATCGGCGAAGATCCACTCGAATGCGCTAAGCGCGAATTGCTGGAAGAAACCGGCTACTCCGCTGCAAGTTGGGAATATCTCGGCGTATTGCACCCGATCATCAGTTATACAGACGAAGAGATTAAGCTGTTTCTGGCGCGGGATTTAACAGCGGGTGTTGCCCAGCTCGATGCGGGTGAGTTTGTAGAATGCATTAGCATGAGCATGGACGAGTTGGTGGAAGGGGTGATCGATGGCTCGATTACCGATGCAAAAACCGTGAGCGGGATTTTCTGGGCACAACAAAAAGGCTTGAAGTAA
- the cysB gene encoding HTH-type transcriptional regulator CysB: MKLQQLRYLVEVAKQGLNVSEAAEKLHTSQPGISKQIRLLEDELGVQIFIRNGKRVVDITAPGREILRISERILMQSQNLKRIGEEFIQVENGSLTIATTHTQARYALPKVIQAFLQRYPKVRLSIKQGSPTQISEMVVDGSADLAIATEGIDHYPELAMLNCYDWNRCIIVPKSHPLTTLNRPLTIQDIAAWPLITYDFAFTGRSKINRAFEEHNLTPNVVLTAIDSDVIKTYVELGLGIGILAGMAYEPERDTALTAIDAGHLFEPSTTHIGMRKDAYLRGYAYDFIALFAPHLTRAVVQDALLCEGEDDYE, from the coding sequence ATGAAACTGCAGCAACTGCGTTATCTGGTCGAAGTCGCCAAACAAGGGTTGAATGTCTCCGAAGCGGCTGAAAAGCTGCATACATCACAACCGGGCATTTCCAAGCAAATCCGCCTGCTGGAGGACGAGCTAGGGGTGCAGATTTTTATCCGGAACGGCAAACGTGTAGTTGATATCACCGCTCCCGGGCGTGAAATTCTTCGAATTTCTGAGCGTATTCTAATGCAATCGCAAAATTTGAAGCGAATCGGTGAAGAATTTATTCAAGTAGAAAATGGTAGCCTGACTATCGCCACCACCCACACGCAAGCGCGGTATGCCTTGCCTAAGGTGATTCAAGCCTTTTTACAGCGTTACCCGAAAGTACGCTTGTCAATCAAACAAGGTAGCCCAACCCAGATTTCTGAAATGGTTGTCGATGGCAGTGCAGACTTGGCAATTGCCACCGAAGGGATTGATCACTATCCAGAGCTAGCGATGCTGAACTGCTATGACTGGAATCGCTGCATTATTGTGCCCAAATCGCACCCACTCACAACCTTAAATCGCCCTCTCACGATTCAAGACATTGCTGCTTGGCCACTCATTACCTACGATTTTGCGTTTACTGGCCGCTCGAAAATCAACCGCGCATTTGAAGAGCACAATCTAACGCCCAATGTAGTCCTCACCGCCATCGACTCCGACGTCATTAAAACCTACGTTGAACTTGGCCTCGGCATTGGTATTCTGGCTGGTATGGCCTACGAACCGGAACGCGATACCGCATTAACCGCTATTGATGCTGGCCACTTATTCGAGCCCTCTACCACTCATATCGGGATGCGCAAAGATGCCTACCTACGGGGTTATGCGTATGACTTTATTGCCTTGTTTGCACCTCACCTAACCCGAGCTGTAGTGCAAGACGCATTACTGTGCGAGGGAGAGGATGATTACGAATAA
- a CDS encoding sulfite exporter TauE/SafE family protein → MEVAWYGFVVAGLVVGFIVGMTGVGGGSLMTPILLFFGINPATAVGTDLLYAAITKAGGVYVHQKNKNIDWKITGWLALGSVPAAALTLLVLHNLHTDTKALNSIIKQGLGVALLFTAVAIVFKQQLIAVAQKHAGDAFHAAGPRLNLMTVCVGILLGAIVTLTSIGAGALGTVALFILYPLLQTKRLVGTEIAHAVPLTLVAGLGHAGMGNMDWSLLGYLLAGSLPGIYLGSHLSGRVSDTVLRPCLAAMLVFIGWKLVF, encoded by the coding sequence ATGGAAGTTGCATGGTATGGCTTTGTGGTGGCAGGGCTAGTCGTCGGTTTTATTGTTGGAATGACAGGGGTGGGTGGTGGTTCCCTGATGACCCCGATTTTGTTGTTTTTCGGTATCAATCCAGCTACCGCCGTGGGCACTGATTTACTCTATGCCGCAATTACGAAAGCTGGTGGCGTCTATGTACATCAAAAAAATAAAAATATCGACTGGAAAATTACAGGCTGGTTAGCGCTGGGTAGTGTTCCAGCTGCGGCGCTCACTCTTTTGGTTTTGCATAATCTGCACACGGATACCAAAGCGCTCAACAGCATTATCAAACAAGGTCTAGGCGTTGCGCTGCTGTTTACAGCGGTGGCCATCGTGTTTAAACAGCAATTGATTGCAGTTGCGCAAAAACACGCTGGCGATGCATTTCATGCAGCGGGCCCACGCCTGAATCTAATGACTGTGTGCGTAGGTATTTTGCTTGGGGCGATTGTTACGTTAACCTCAATTGGTGCTGGTGCATTGGGCACCGTGGCATTGTTTATCCTCTATCCATTGTTGCAGACGAAACGCCTCGTGGGCACCGAGATCGCACACGCTGTACCACTGACCTTAGTGGCAGGCTTGGGGCATGCAGGGATGGGCAATATGGATTGGAGCTTGCTAGGCTATTTGCTAGCAGGTTCATTACCTGGAATTTATCTAGGCAGCCATCTTTCGGGACGAGTTTCTGATACGGTGCTTAGACCTTGCCTGGCTGCTATGTTAGTCTTTATTGGCTGGAAACTGGTGTTCTAA
- a CDS encoding phosphoadenylyl-sulfate reductase translates to MDFEHKLSETIALLHRIAAEYSPAVFANSFGAEDMVITHLLAKEKVGIDIFSLDTGRLPVETYTLMQEVAQAYPSHPIQVFFPNTAAVEQYVNQHGINAFYESVELRKSCCHVRKIEPLQRALKDKKAWVTGLRREQSPTRTDLGYQEFDAGNGLEKFNPLIEWTEKEVWAYIRAENIPYNKLHDQHVPSIGCAPCTRPIAMGEDVRAGRWWWENPENKECGLHVKKI, encoded by the coding sequence ATGGATTTTGAACATAAATTAAGCGAAACAATCGCTTTATTACACCGCATTGCGGCAGAGTACTCACCTGCGGTATTTGCCAATTCTTTCGGTGCTGAAGACATGGTGATTACGCATCTTTTGGCCAAAGAAAAAGTGGGTATTGATATTTTTAGTCTGGATACCGGGCGTCTACCGGTTGAAACCTACACGCTGATGCAGGAAGTAGCGCAAGCCTACCCAAGCCATCCGATTCAGGTGTTTTTCCCGAATACTGCCGCAGTTGAGCAATACGTCAACCAGCATGGTATCAATGCATTTTACGAATCGGTTGAATTGCGTAAGTCATGCTGTCATGTGCGCAAAATTGAACCATTACAACGTGCTCTAAAAGATAAAAAAGCTTGGGTGACAGGTTTGCGTCGCGAGCAATCACCTACGCGCACAGATCTAGGTTATCAAGAGTTTGATGCTGGTAATGGGCTGGAAAAATTCAATCCGTTGATTGAATGGACTGAAAAAGAAGTTTGGGCTTATATCCGCGCTGAAAATATTCCATATAACAAATTGCATGATCAACACGTGCCATCCATTGGCTGTGCGCCCTGTACGCGCCCGATCGCAATGGGTGAAGATGTGCGTGCCGGTCGCTGGTGGTGGGAAAACCCAGAAAACAAAGAGTGCGGCCTGCATGTAAAGAAAATTTAA
- a CDS encoding BadF/BadG/BcrA/BcrD ATPase family protein has protein sequence MSQIEFLIGVDGGGTGTRVTIAGMDGVEKVRAESGPSALGQGIDKAWANITAAIIEAFKKIGIEQPDFARCAVGFGLSGVTVKAWAQEFESKNPGFARIVVETDGYSTLLGAHNGAHGAIIAIGTGSIGEAWLPTGERLEVGGWGFPTSDEGSGAYLGLKAINHVQRIMDGRRPLTDFGRKLLTVTGDTREQVFAWMGKMKQTECASLSPIVMEFGQTDAVARSFLIDAGQEIVNIAAALRATAPDLPIAICGGGLSEALRPYIPADFLATTSRAQKDSCAGALILIAREYL, from the coding sequence ATGAGTCAAATCGAATTTTTGATTGGGGTTGATGGTGGCGGTACAGGTACTCGCGTGACAATTGCGGGTATGGATGGCGTTGAGAAAGTGCGTGCTGAGTCTGGTCCATCTGCTTTAGGCCAAGGCATCGATAAAGCTTGGGCCAATATCACAGCAGCGATTATCGAAGCCTTTAAAAAAATTGGTATTGAGCAGCCCGACTTTGCGCGTTGTGCGGTTGGTTTTGGTCTTTCAGGGGTCACAGTCAAAGCTTGGGCCCAAGAGTTTGAAAGTAAAAACCCAGGCTTTGCGCGTATCGTGGTTGAGACTGATGGCTATTCCACCCTTCTCGGTGCTCATAACGGCGCGCATGGTGCAATTATCGCGATTGGTACTGGCTCGATTGGTGAGGCGTGGCTACCTACCGGTGAACGCTTGGAGGTTGGCGGCTGGGGATTCCCTACCTCAGACGAAGGTTCTGGTGCATATTTGGGTTTAAAAGCAATTAATCATGTGCAACGCATTATGGATGGCCGTCGGCCATTAACTGATTTTGGTCGCAAATTACTAACGGTGACTGGTGATACACGTGAGCAAGTTTTTGCTTGGATGGGGAAAATGAAGCAGACAGAATGCGCTTCACTTTCTCCAATCGTGATGGAGTTTGGTCAAACGGATGCCGTTGCTCGTAGTTTTCTGATTGATGCAGGGCAGGAAATTGTTAATATCGCCGCCGCTTTGCGCGCGACCGCACCTGATTTGCCGATTGCAATCTGTGGTGGTGGCCTGTCAGAGGCTTTGCGCCCGTATATACCCGCCGACTTTTTGGCTACAACTTCACGAGCCCAAAAAGATTCATGTGCCGGTGCATTGATCTTGATTGCGCGCGAATATTTGTGA